The window TTTGCGGTAACTTATTTTAAAGAGAGTTTTGAACAGAACAAATCGTGTAAGGAAGAATTTGTATCATTTTTTCGCCAACAGGAAGTATTGGATAATACAGCACTAGGCTATCGCAATCAAAACATGCTGGATAGCGCCATGGTATATTTCAACAAAGCCTTACAATATATTAACGAAAACGCATCAAAATACAACAACCGGGCTGATATATTAGAAGTTGCGCGTGCCGTTATTTACGGTAACCAGGCCGAGGTTTTTAGCAATCAGGGTAAATATACAGAGGCTGTATCATTGCTTAAAAAAAGTATTGCTACCAATTTAAAAAAGGGCAATGATAACCACGATGCGTATCTGTCTGAAATAAAGCTGGTAAACTTATATATGAAACTGCACGAAGATGCCTTAATAATGCCGCTTTTAACCACTATCCGCTTACAGTTAGATTCATTACCGGCCAGTGATGCTGAGGCCGGATGGAATTTAGCAGCTGGAAATTACTATAAAAGTAAAAACGATTTTAACAAAGCGCTGCCATATTTAGAAAGATATCATAAAATAAAAGACTCCCTATCGGCCCGCAATCGTACCCTGAAGGAAAGCAACGTTAACGAACAGGTGAGTAACCTGGAAAAGCAGTATCAAATTGCAGATCTTCGTACTAAAGAGCGCATGTATATCTATACAGCAATAGTTTTTGCACCCATGTCGCTAATTATTATTTTACTGATATTCCGTAACTGGAAACGCTCCCGGAGAGAGATGGACGTGGTTAGTGAACTGAATAAACAGGTAAACCTGCAAAAAAGAAACCTGGAAAAGACACTTGCCGACCTTGAACAAAGCAGCCAGGAAAAAGACAGGATATTACGCACTGTAGCACACGATTTACGTAACCCACTGGGAGGTATTGCATCATTAACCGGTGCCATGGTTGAGGACGCCGACTACAACAATGAACAGATAGAACTATTACGCATTATAAAAGAAACTGCGTATGATTCATTAGAATTGATTAACGAAATCCTTGAGGCTACCAGCAATGCCCCAACCGAATTGCATAAACAACCGGTAGATATTAATTCGCTGCTTAATAACAGTGTGGAACTGATGCGCTTTAAAGCCGCTGAAAAAAATCAAAAAATAATACTGCACACGCTTGATGCCCCCGAGGAGTTATTGATCAGCAGGGAAAAAATATGGCGGGTGATCAGTAACCTGATCAGTAATGCTATTAAATTCAGCCCGGTTGGTGCCGAGATATGTGTAAGCATAACTGACGAATATGATGAAGTACAAATAGCAGTTAGCGACCATGGTATAGGCATACCAGAAGATATTAAGAATCAAGTATTTAATATGTTCACTAATGCCAAGCGCCCTGGTACCTTGGGCGAAAAGTCCTTCGGACTTGGCCTTTCTATTTGCAGGCAGATCATTGAAAAGCATCACGGTAAAATATGGTTTGAAAGCGATGGAGCAAATGGTACCACTTTTTATATCCGTCTTTCTAAAACTACCAATGCTGTTTTAAACGAAATGGCAACTCATTAACTATCTCCTTTTAAAAACTTCCCATACCACCGGCCCGAAGCCTTAATAGTACGCCTCTGGGTTTTAAAATCTACATGGATCAACCCGAAACGGGGATGATAACCTTCGGCCCATTCAAAGTTGTCGGTTAAGGTCCACACAAAATAGCCTTTTACATTCACTCCCTCATTTTTAGCTTTTAAAACTTCGCTAATATGTGTTTGCAAAAACTCAACCCGTTCTGTATCAAGTATGCCTTCATCGCTTAAAGTATCTTCAAACGCAACACCATTTTCAGTTATGTAAATAGGTTTATCAGGACGATATGCAGCAAACTGTTTAAGCACCTGGTATAAAGCCGGCGGATGTACTTCCCAACCCATTAAAGTTGTAGGTACATTACGTTTAACGGCTTTAACAAGCCTGGCGTAAACATAAGGCGTAAATAAGGAGAATTTTACTATTTCGCGTGTATAATTCTGTATCCCTATGAAATCAAAATCAAAGGTCATGTTGGCCTCATCGCCGGGGAGTATATATTTATTAATACCCTTTAAAGCGGTCACCTCATTCATTGGGTAGCCTAAACCTAACAATGGTTCAATAAATAAGCGGTTAAGCAATGCATCAACCCTATTGGCCGCATTAATATCTCTTGTTTTTTGCGAATAGGGCTCGATGTGCGAGCAAGAGAAGGTTGTACCAATAGTTGCATCAGGTAAAACATAACGCAGTTGCTTAGCCGCAGAAACTATGCTTAAAACAGTATGATGAATGGTGGGTAAATAATTGCGTAAACCAGTGCGCCCGGGCGCATGCAAACCCAAAAAATATCCTGCACCGGTAAAAACCCCCGGTTCATTCATCACCATCCAGTGTTTTACCCGGTCACCAAAGTATTGTGCACAAATAGTGG of the Mucilaginibacter boryungensis genome contains:
- a CDS encoding tetratricopeptide repeat-containing sensor histidine kinase translates to MNKFDQALHYMDSSVQHLSNLTPTDKFRIYGFHYVINNKIKHNNEVALLYADSMLTAASQMTNKKQYIAFLGDANFARGDALFELGRYNDSYSSYYQGYLLGKNNLDNCTLSAYTYRMGMITYKQSNYKFAVTYFKESFEQNKSCKEEFVSFFRQQEVLDNTALGYRNQNMLDSAMVYFNKALQYINENASKYNNRADILEVARAVIYGNQAEVFSNQGKYTEAVSLLKKSIATNLKKGNDNHDAYLSEIKLVNLYMKLHEDALIMPLLTTIRLQLDSLPASDAEAGWNLAAGNYYKSKNDFNKALPYLERYHKIKDSLSARNRTLKESNVNEQVSNLEKQYQIADLRTKERMYIYTAIVFAPMSLIIILLIFRNWKRSRREMDVVSELNKQVNLQKRNLEKTLADLEQSSQEKDRILRTVAHDLRNPLGGIASLTGAMVEDADYNNEQIELLRIIKETAYDSLELINEILEATSNAPTELHKQPVDINSLLNNSVELMRFKAAEKNQKIILHTLDAPEELLISREKIWRVISNLISNAIKFSPVGAEICVSITDEYDEVQIAVSDHGIGIPEDIKNQVFNMFTNAKRPGTLGEKSFGLGLSICRQIIEKHHGKIWFESDGANGTTFYIRLSKTTNAVLNEMATH
- a CDS encoding GH1 family beta-glucosidase encodes the protein MDNKLNKKLFGDDFAWGVSTAAFQTEGACTKDGKGRSIWDEFTSKKGKVLNGETAETACDFYHRYREDIDLIKQMNIPNFRFSIAWTRILPNGEGEVNQLGIDHYNNVINYCLEQGIEPWVTIYHWDLPQALEAKGGWTNREIVGWFTNYATICAQYFGDRVKHWMVMNEPGVFTGAGYFLGLHAPGRTGLRNYLPTIHHTVLSIVSAAKQLRYVLPDATIGTTFSCSHIEPYSQKTRDINAANRVDALLNRLFIEPLLGLGYPMNEVTALKGINKYILPGDEANMTFDFDFIGIQNYTREIVKFSLFTPYVYARLVKAVKRNVPTTLMGWEVHPPALYQVLKQFAAYRPDKPIYITENGVAFEDTLSDEGILDTERVEFLQTHISEVLKAKNEGVNVKGYFVWTLTDNFEWAEGYHPRFGLIHVDFKTQRRTIKASGRWYGKFLKGDS